A window from Nitrosopumilus adriaticus encodes these proteins:
- a CDS encoding fibro-slime domain-containing protein, with the protein MDATSDNDTDGDGVPNSLEDLNNNGNPNDDDTDGDGTPNYLDTDDDGDSIPTFNEDLNNNGDWFDDDTDSDTIANYLDNDDDGDGILTIDEDANNNGDLTDDDTDGDGIPDYLDATSDNDTDGDGVPNSLEDLNNNGNPNDDDTDGDGTPNYLDTDDDGDSIPTFNEDLNNNGDWFDDDTDSDTIANYLDNDDDGDGILTIDEDANNNGDLTDDDTDGDGIPDYLDATSDNDTDGDGVPNSLEDLNNNGNPNDDDTDGDGTPNYLDTDDDGDSIPTFNEDLNNNGDWFDDDTDGDGIPTYLDNDDDNDGFVGGIGSTFDCNDADVTINPDAIEIWGDDIDNNCDDDVDESYAVNDSYDVDGDSGISVSAPGVLDNDQYDISMTVSIIETSTPSPGLLVNADGSFVFTPSDLFFGTVSFTYVILDEDGVTQSNESTVTLTQSFCGNDVSVYNVIEGTNGNDKLKGTDGNDLILGLDGKDKINGKKGDDCIYGGDGKDYINGHAGDDEIHGGDGNDKIRGHAGDDKIFGDAGNDNLTGNNGLDEIHGGDGDDKITGNNHNDQLFGDAGNDKISGGNGDDMIDGGDDYDYCKGNRGDDTIINCEKGDPNTVIPDIKELTGTIRDFHSSHPDMEQGCSGGLCSSVEPGIVKTTLGIDGKPEFNTSTISTPTGATSFNQWYNDDSVNLSGPITIELDNTITLDPTVYTFESGPGFFPIDDGCTDCDSSLFGNEGLSHNYHFTIEFHSTIEFEPGQMFKFTGDDDVWVFIDDKLVIDLGGVHPKKSAEITSADLIALGLVPGTNYNIDIFFAERQTVQSNFRIDTSMGMS; encoded by the coding sequence TTGGATGCAACATCTGATAATGACACTGACGGTGACGGTGTACCAAACTCACTTGAAGATCTAAACAATAACGGTAATCCTAATGACGATGACACTGACGGTGACGGAACACCAAATTATTTGGATACAGATGATGACGGTGACAGCATACCAACATTTAACGAAGATCTAAACAATAACGGTGATTGGTTTGACGATGACACCGATAGTGATACTATTGCAAATTACCTAGACAATGATGATGACGGTGACGGTATTCTCACAATAGATGAAGATGCCAATAATAATGGTGATCTAACAGACGATGACACTGACGGTGACGGTATTCCAGACTATTTGGATGCAACATCTGATAATGACACTGACGGTGACGGTGTACCAAACTCACTTGAAGATCTAAACAATAACGGTAATCCTAATGACGATGACACTGACGGTGACGGAACACCAAATTATTTGGATACAGATGATGACGGTGACAGCATACCAACATTTAACGAAGATCTAAACAATAACGGTGATTGGTTTGACGATGACACCGATAGTGATACTATTGCAAATTACCTAGACAATGATGATGACGGTGACGGTATTCTCACAATAGATGAAGATGCCAATAATAATGGTGATCTAACAGACGATGACACTGACGGTGACGGTATTCCAGACTATTTGGATGCAACATCTGATAATGACACTGACGGTGACGGTGTACCAAACTCACTTGAAGATCTAAACAATAACGGTAATCCTAATGACGATGACACTGACGGTGACGGAACACCAAATTATTTGGATACAGATGATGACGGTGACAGCATACCAACATTTAACGAAGATCTAAACAATAACGGTGATTGGTTTGACGATGACACTGACGGTGACGGTATTCCAACATATCTAGATAATGATGATGATAATGATGGATTTGTTGGTGGAATTGGCTCTACTTTTGATTGTAATGATGCAGATGTAACAATTAATCCTGATGCAATTGAAATTTGGGGAGATGATATAGATAACAACTGTGATGACGATGTTGATGAATCTTATGCAGTAAATGACTCCTATGATGTAGATGGAGATTCTGGAATATCTGTATCTGCTCCTGGTGTATTAGATAATGATCAATATGATATATCAATGACTGTATCTATAATTGAAACATCAACACCATCTCCAGGTTTACTAGTTAATGCCGATGGAAGCTTTGTGTTTACTCCATCAGATTTATTCTTTGGAACTGTTTCATTTACTTATGTTATATTAGATGAAGATGGAGTTACTCAGAGTAATGAATCTACTGTTACTTTGACACAATCATTTTGTGGCAATGATGTTAGTGTCTATAATGTCATAGAAGGAACAAATGGTAATGACAAACTAAAAGGAACTGACGGAAATGATTTGATTTTAGGTTTGGATGGTAAGGACAAAATTAATGGTAAAAAAGGAGATGACTGTATCTATGGTGGAGATGGCAAAGACTACATTAATGGACATGCTGGAGATGACGAAATTCATGGTGGAGATGGAAATGACAAGATTAGAGGACATGCTGGTGATGATAAAATATTTGGAGATGCTGGAAATGATAATCTCACCGGAAACAACGGATTAGATGAAATTCACGGCGGAGATGGAGACGACAAGATTACTGGAAATAATCATAATGATCAATTATTTGGAGATGCTGGAAATGACAAGATTTCTGGAGGTAACGGTGATGACATGATTGATGGTGGTGATGATTATGATTATTGTAAGGGTAACAGAGGTGATGACACCATAATTAACTGTGAAAAAGGTGATCCAAATACCGTAATCCCAGACATTAAAGAATTAACTGGAACAATTAGAGACTTTCATTCCTCCCATCCTGATATGGAACAAGGTTGCAGTGGTGGACTTTGCTCATCAGTTGAACCAGGTATTGTTAAAACTACATTAGGAATTGATGGAAAGCCAGAATTCAACACTAGTACAATTTCTACCCCTACTGGAGCCACTAGTTTTAATCAATGGTATAATGATGACTCTGTTAATTTGAGTGGGCCTATTACTATTGAACTTGATAACACCATTACATTAGATCCTACAGTATATACATTTGAATCAGGACCAGGATTCTTCCCAATTGATGATGGATGCACAGATTGCGATTCTTCATTGTTTGGAAATGAAGGACTTTCACACAACTACCACTTTACAATAGAATTCCATTCTACAATTGAATTTGAACCAGGACAAATGTTCAAGTTTACTGGTGATGATGATGTTTGGGTTTTCATTGATGATAAATTGGTAATAGATTTGGGTGGAGTGCATCCAAAGAAATCAGCTGAAATTACATCAGCAGATTTAATTGCTCTTGGATTAGTTCCGGGAACTAATTATAATATTGATATCTTCTTTGCAGAAAGACAAACAGTTCAATCTAATTTCCGAATTGATACATCAATGGGAATGAGTTAA